Genomic window (Leptospira bouyouniensis):
TACGGTGCAGAAAAAGAAAGTTTGTACCAAAACTTATACCTTAAAGAAATGAAACCTCACTTGGGAATCCTTGATTATTTTTCGTATTTAAAAGCCAACCAAGTGAAAATCGCTCTCGGTAGCTCAGCTCCTACGATGAATGTCAATTTCACTTTAGACAATCTAAACATCCGATCTTATTTTGATGTGATCATCGATGGTTCCATGGTCAAACATGGCAAACCACATCCAGAAGTGTATTCACTTTGTGCAAAAGGTTTGGGTTTAGATCCTAAGGATTGTGTGGTGTTTGAGGACTCCATTGCCGGGTTATTATCTGGAAAAGCGGCAGGTTGTTCCATAATTGGAATTGCCACCTCACACACAATCAACGAATTAAAACCTCATGTGAACCAAATCATTTCTGATTTTACTGATCCACTTGTATTTACTTTATAAAATCATTCTTGAAAATCAGTGAGTAAATTACTTGTTTTATTGGTAAGGTCTATCCGGATGATCGCTGTCCTTCCCTCGTCAATATAGGTTAGGTCATCAAAGGATAATTTTTTTGCCATAAAGATTCCACGGCCATGTGTTTTGAAGGCATTTTTCGTCATCGCTTCAATTGACAAATACCGTTTCCAATCAAAACCCTTTCCTTGGTCATTGATACGAATTTCGATCCGTTCCTGATTCCTTTCAAAACTAACTTTTACAAATTTGTCTTTGTATTCAGGTGTATCAAGCCTACGAAAGATTTCTTCCATCAACTTATCATTGTCATGTAGTTCCGATTTTTCTTGGTAAGAAATTCCTAAATTTCCGTGTTCAATGGCATTGTTTAAAATTTCCATAATACCGGTTAACACACGTTCTGGATCAGGGCAAGCATTGGCAAGTAAGGGTGCTAATTCATGTGATTCGCGAATCGAACGAATCCGAAATTCGCCAGTGATCATATGACGAAGTGCACCCATTCCTTTGTGCAAATCTTCTTTGGCCCTTTGTAATTTGATAAAATGTTCAACGGCCGTTTGGACAATGCGAACTAGTAATGCTCTCGAATATGGTTTGGTTAAATAATAAAAGGCACCAGCATCAAGGCCTTCCGTCATATCTGTGATGGAACTCATGGCAGTTTGAAAAATAAC
Coding sequences:
- a CDS encoding HAD family hydrolase, whose amino-acid sequence is MQHKGFIFDMDGVVVDNHKFHFQAWMEFSKRYKFPLDAKIYRDTYNGKTNADLFKMIFGNISAEEIQKYGAEKESLYQNLYLKEMKPHLGILDYFSYLKANQVKIALGSSAPTMNVNFTLDNLNIRSYFDVIIDGSMVKHGKPHPEVYSLCAKGLGLDPKDCVVFEDSIAGLLSGKAAGCSIIGIATSHTINELKPHVNQIISDFTDPLVFTL
- a CDS encoding response regulator; the encoded protein is MINLLAVDDEMINLMIIDESLSDKGFTVVKAKDGEEAFQILNSGTFLFHAIILDRLMPKMDGIELLKKIKRSEKYRDIPVIFQTAMSSITDMTEGLDAGAFYYLTKPYSRALLVRIVQTAVEHFIKLQRAKEDLHKGMGALRHMITGEFRIRSIRESHELAPLLANACPDPERVLTGIMEILNNAIEHGNLGISYQEKSELHDNDKLMEEIFRRLDTPEYKDKFVKVSFERNQERIEIRINDQGKGFDWKRYLSIEAMTKNAFKTHGRGIFMAKKLSFDDLTYIDEGRTAIIRIDLTNKTSNLLTDFQE